The DNA segment TTGGGCCGAGGGTTTGCCCAAGTGCCGGTATCAATAACAGAATAAACAGGCCAATGGCTTTCGGTAAAATATAAACCAGCTTGCGCCACTCACGAGCCATGATTCGTGGGACATCTTTTACTACGGCCATAAGGCCATCTTCGTTGATCGCCTCACCGATAAGATACACTTCGACTTTTTCGGCGAGTAAACCATTGAAAGGTGCTGCGATAAAGTTAGCCAGCGTGCTAAAGAAGTAGGAAAAGGTGCCTATGATAGTGATGACTAGCAGTGGCCAGAGTACATAACTCAACCAAGACAAGAACTCAGGCAGTTGTCCAAGCATGGAGTTAATCCAGCCATCAAGGTGTGAGAATAAATACCAAAGTGCTCCGCCCACTAAAATGACATTGGCAAGCAACGGTAGCAGAACAAATCGTCGAATGCCGGGAGAAAAAGCCAATTGAAGACCGTGGAAAAAATAACCGAACCCAGATCTAGGTTTTGCCCATGTTGTCATTGAAAATCTTATCCTTGTAATCGTAATGTTAATCAAAGACTGTGTTTTATGTAACGGTAACACACTCAAACCGTCGAGCTAACAAAAAATTCGTGCTTGATTCACGCACAATCACTATTAAAGTGTTCTATTAATTAGAAGAACTTTGATAAAGTAACAGGCTTACAGACAGTGGAAGTGTCCCAAGAGTCGCTTTAACTCGGAAGTAGAGCCTCTTGGTATGCCTATCTTTGATATCTACATTCTTTGATATCTACATTGATAGATGCGTACGTTGTCGGTCTAGAAAACTCATAGAGACGAAAAGATGCAGGAATTGCGATTTGTATTAATCATCGTCGGCGCACTCGCTATCGCCGCGCTGTTGGTTCACGGATTATGGACGAGCAAAAAAGAGGGCAAAGCCAAGTTTGGTGACAAACCAATTGGTAAGCTCGATGTGGAGTCTCCTAAAGTTTCAAGAGAGACGCATCATGCAGACGATGATGATTATGAAGTTGTACGTAAACAGAGTCGTG comes from the Vibrio astriarenae genome and includes:
- the cysZ gene encoding sulfate transporter CysZ; its protein translation is MTTWAKPRSGFGYFFHGLQLAFSPGIRRFVLLPLLANVILVGGALWYLFSHLDGWINSMLGQLPEFLSWLSYVLWPLLVITIIGTFSYFFSTLANFIAAPFNGLLAEKVEVYLIGEAINEDGLMAVVKDVPRIMAREWRKLVYILPKAIGLFILLLIPALGQTLGPILWFVFSAWILAVQYCDYPFDNHKVPFNTMRAELKSHQGKAYSFGAVVSLFTAIPILNLFVMPIAICGATSMWVNEFKSNI